The following are from one region of the Alicyclobacillus fastidiosus genome:
- a CDS encoding serine hydrolase, which yields MFVRSIKWIIIALVIIAIPVVQFVRPVPHLTLQVNGATVQTVPGAKPKIDWPSEGQAALAVVGVGDIGHSGAQTSTPIASVTKVMTAYLVLKKHPLSIGQDGPSITVTNEDYQTYLSDKSKGESVLQVKPGEHLTERQALEGLMLPSGNNVATMLAKWCDGSESAFVQEMNSTAKSMGMTGTHYVDASGFNPGSSSTAVDQVKLFSAAMQLSTFKTVVGEPQATLPVAGTVYNVDSEVGHGVIIGGKTGSTSQAGGCFVFASQKTIGANNVIIVGAVLGQTTTPELQTALDAGVTLSKNAQAALRHVQVVNADTPVATLSAPWTNSQVVRAGGAISVIGWPGMVIHESVTENAKLANHEPAGATIGTLTVTVGDQKHSVPLKTSTAMEGPSYAWRLKRL from the coding sequence ATGTTTGTGCGCAGCATCAAATGGATTATCATCGCGCTCGTCATTATCGCCATACCTGTCGTCCAGTTCGTTCGACCAGTCCCTCACCTGACCTTGCAAGTAAATGGTGCGACGGTTCAAACCGTACCTGGAGCAAAGCCGAAGATCGATTGGCCGAGTGAGGGACAAGCTGCACTCGCTGTCGTCGGTGTGGGAGATATCGGGCATTCAGGCGCCCAAACATCGACACCTATCGCCAGCGTCACCAAAGTGATGACCGCGTACCTGGTGTTGAAAAAGCATCCCTTGAGCATCGGCCAAGATGGACCGTCGATCACGGTCACAAACGAGGACTATCAAACGTATTTGAGTGATAAGTCCAAGGGCGAATCCGTCCTTCAGGTGAAGCCGGGTGAACACTTGACGGAACGCCAGGCGCTTGAAGGCCTGATGCTTCCTTCTGGAAACAACGTGGCGACGATGTTGGCCAAGTGGTGTGACGGAAGTGAGAGCGCCTTTGTTCAGGAGATGAATAGCACCGCAAAGTCGATGGGCATGACGGGAACGCACTACGTGGACGCCAGTGGGTTTAATCCAGGTAGCTCGAGTACCGCTGTCGACCAGGTGAAGCTCTTTTCGGCGGCGATGCAACTGTCCACGTTTAAAACGGTCGTCGGTGAACCTCAAGCAACACTGCCAGTCGCCGGAACAGTGTACAATGTCGATTCCGAAGTCGGTCACGGGGTCATCATCGGGGGCAAGACAGGCAGCACCTCTCAAGCTGGAGGATGCTTCGTATTCGCTTCGCAAAAAACGATTGGCGCGAATAATGTGATCATCGTCGGTGCAGTGCTGGGGCAGACGACGACGCCGGAATTGCAGACGGCACTGGATGCTGGTGTGACGTTGTCGAAGAACGCTCAAGCTGCATTGCGGCACGTACAGGTCGTCAACGCTGATACGCCTGTTGCAACGCTCAGCGCACCTTGGACGAATTCGCAAGTGGTTCGGGCAGGGGGAGCTATCAGTGTCATCGGTTGGCCTGGAATGGTCATTCATGAGTCGGTGACAGAGAACGCAAAGCTAGCTAACCACGAGCCTGCGGGTGCGACGATAGGCACGTTGACGGTCACCGTGGGCGATCAGAAACACAGTGTTCCACTCAAAACCTCGACAGCCATGGAAGGCCCGAGTTACGCGTGGAGATTGAAACGACTATAA
- a CDS encoding cytochrome c biogenesis protein CcdC, which translates to MPNSVATVIGTVIAVVFALTVIFVRLRAAGKPTSAKKILIPPIMMSTGFLMYIFPFTRENISYAIIAFLAGCVLSYPLIVTSKMFMKDKAVYLHRSKAFIYILLGLLVLRLILHSVVEHYVDIYQTGSLFFDLAFGMLVPWRMAMFVQYRRLVQGRGPMSPSVESKA; encoded by the coding sequence ATGCCAAACTCTGTGGCTACAGTCATTGGCACGGTGATTGCGGTGGTGTTTGCGCTCACAGTGATCTTCGTGAGGCTGCGTGCTGCCGGCAAGCCGACAAGCGCGAAGAAGATCCTGATTCCACCCATCATGATGAGTACAGGTTTCCTCATGTACATCTTTCCATTCACACGTGAGAATATCTCGTACGCGATCATTGCATTTCTTGCGGGGTGCGTACTCAGCTATCCGCTGATTGTGACGTCAAAGATGTTCATGAAAGACAAAGCGGTCTATCTGCATCGCTCAAAAGCGTTTATTTACATTCTTTTGGGGTTGCTCGTACTGCGTCTCATCTTGCATAGTGTGGTAGAGCATTACGTGGACATCTATCAAACGGGTTCTTTGTTCTTCGATTTGGCGTTTGGAATGCTCGTCCCATGGCGAATGGCCATGTTTGTCCAATATCGGCGACTCGTTCAGGGGCGCGGTCCCATGAGTCCATCCGTAGAATCGAAGGCTTAG
- a CDS encoding SDR family oxidoreductase, with protein MQTTPYPTSFPPQHQAEQPGLERLMTPTPESDNLAYRGSGKLANKVAIITGGDSGIGRAIAIAFSKEGADVAIVYYNEHDDAQDTAKAVSQYGRQCVTLPVDVRDPAACKKAIQDVMKQFGKVDVLINNAAEQHPKNSILDITPEQLERTFRTNVFGYVYMIQAALPHMKPGATIINTTSITAYEGNETLIDYSATKGAIVTLTRSLSTSLVKQGIRVNAVAPGPIWTPLIPSTFDAQKVSEFGSTTPMQRAGQPCELAPAYVYLASMDSSYVSGQVLHVNGGTIVNG; from the coding sequence GTGCAAACCACACCCTATCCGACTTCCTTTCCACCGCAACATCAGGCAGAACAGCCAGGGCTCGAACGGTTGATGACGCCGACGCCGGAAAGCGATAATCTGGCCTATCGAGGAAGCGGCAAACTCGCGAATAAAGTGGCCATTATCACCGGAGGGGACAGTGGTATCGGGCGCGCTATCGCCATCGCGTTTTCGAAAGAAGGCGCCGACGTAGCGATCGTCTACTACAATGAACACGACGACGCGCAAGACACCGCGAAGGCCGTCTCGCAATATGGCCGCCAATGCGTGACACTGCCCGTCGACGTACGCGATCCGGCGGCGTGCAAAAAAGCCATCCAAGACGTGATGAAGCAATTCGGCAAAGTGGATGTCCTCATCAATAACGCCGCAGAGCAACACCCTAAAAACAGCATTCTCGACATCACGCCTGAGCAGTTGGAACGAACGTTTCGGACGAACGTGTTTGGCTACGTGTACATGATCCAAGCGGCACTCCCGCACATGAAGCCTGGCGCGACCATCATTAACACCACGTCCATCACGGCATACGAAGGAAACGAGACGCTTATTGACTATTCGGCGACGAAGGGTGCCATTGTAACCTTGACGAGATCCCTGTCGACATCCTTGGTGAAACAAGGCATTCGCGTCAACGCCGTCGCGCCGGGGCCAATCTGGACGCCGCTTATCCCCTCCACGTTTGACGCGCAAAAGGTTTCCGAATTCGGCAGTACGACACCGATGCAACGGGCGGGACAGCCTTGTGAATTGGCCCCCGCGTACGTGTATCTCGCAAGTATGGACAGCTCATATGTGAGCGGACAAGTGTTGCACGTCAATGGCGGAACGATTGTAAACGGTTAA
- a CDS encoding peptidoglycan-binding protein gives MKTQRLLAVMTLPTLLSAAVPLVAHAGTTTEQILQTGSTGADVVTLQNDLNALGFTVGQADGDYGPVTASEVKAFQTNHHITADGQVGPQTWSVINTAMAAFVSEPITLSANSRLVTNLEAKKIYNNSTLITSPDGFTYNSTTYMPIWYVMNALDQMGFQHTWSNNVWNIIVPADSGIKVDYSKIQYGKGSTSIAINGTVVARVDAAIHVDPASGQMTTFMPVWYVMNALGRLGIQSDWQGTTWTMKPATTSTGGSTGSSTGGSTGGSTGSSTGGSTGTSTGGSTGSSTGSGSYTSVDLRFPAPADVNAQTINQYLLANQSPMNGLGASFMAAQSTYGVDANYLVSHAILESAWGQSQIALAKNNLFGYGAYDSNPGDDAGMFPSDDYAIRFQAWEVRTNYLTPGATEYVSPTLTGMNVNYATDKQWASSIGGLMGQFSSSVGSSVSDYTQYSSSQSAPQPQSTVEPVFYLNGAKATTKDSPYYTGVPYFSDMGTGMDNMFFGPLSVGSSGQPVAEVQQFLNQQIGAGLTVDGQFGPATQTAVKKFESQVMKMATPDGVWSYSMWTQYIEPSSSQPTIPAGTNVTVTQIKQGMAGGLVMPWYYVQGYGWVDSQYVSFNNVYRVQVTNPAGTSTSVPVYSASNRSQQVATLHNGDFVVANSASATGGYYTVQVAAETASSGVAAGTPISGVISANGSVTLVAQH, from the coding sequence GTGAAGACACAACGACTGCTCGCCGTAATGACGTTGCCGACTCTCCTCTCGGCGGCAGTGCCATTGGTAGCGCATGCCGGTACGACGACTGAACAAATTCTACAGACGGGATCCACAGGCGCAGATGTCGTCACCTTGCAGAATGACCTAAATGCCCTTGGTTTTACCGTCGGCCAGGCGGATGGCGATTACGGGCCAGTGACGGCGAGTGAAGTGAAGGCGTTCCAAACGAACCATCACATCACGGCCGATGGACAAGTTGGCCCGCAGACGTGGTCTGTCATTAACACCGCGATGGCGGCGTTTGTGTCCGAGCCCATCACGTTGAGCGCGAACAGCCGCCTCGTCACAAACTTGGAAGCGAAGAAAATTTACAACAATAGTACGTTGATCACTTCCCCAGACGGCTTTACGTACAACAGCACGACCTACATGCCCATTTGGTACGTGATGAATGCGTTAGATCAGATGGGCTTCCAACACACTTGGTCGAATAACGTGTGGAACATCATCGTGCCGGCCGATAGTGGCATCAAGGTCGATTACAGCAAGATTCAGTACGGGAAAGGCAGCACGTCCATCGCCATCAATGGCACTGTGGTGGCGAGGGTAGACGCAGCCATCCACGTTGACCCAGCGTCCGGCCAGATGACGACGTTTATGCCTGTTTGGTACGTGATGAATGCGTTAGGTCGATTGGGTATCCAGTCGGACTGGCAGGGGACGACGTGGACGATGAAGCCGGCGACGACCTCGACTGGTGGTTCTACAGGCAGTTCCACGGGTGGTTCCACAGGCGGGTCCACAGGCAGTTCCACAGGCGGGTCCACAGGTACTTCCACCGGTGGTTCTACAGGCAGTTCCACAGGGTCAGGCAGTTATACGAGCGTCGACTTGCGGTTCCCGGCACCGGCAGACGTTAACGCGCAGACCATCAACCAATACCTGCTTGCGAACCAGTCGCCGATGAATGGCCTCGGTGCATCGTTCATGGCCGCACAATCGACCTATGGCGTGGATGCAAACTATCTTGTCTCGCACGCTATTCTCGAGAGTGCGTGGGGGCAAAGCCAGATTGCGCTCGCAAAGAACAACCTATTCGGGTATGGCGCTTACGACTCCAATCCTGGTGATGACGCCGGCATGTTTCCAAGTGACGACTATGCCATCCGATTTCAAGCCTGGGAAGTTCGCACGAATTACTTGACGCCAGGTGCCACTGAGTACGTGAGCCCGACACTCACCGGAATGAACGTAAACTATGCGACGGACAAGCAGTGGGCGTCCAGTATTGGCGGGTTGATGGGGCAGTTCTCGAGCTCGGTGGGATCGAGTGTGAGTGACTACACGCAGTATTCTTCGTCACAGTCTGCACCCCAGCCACAGAGTACGGTCGAACCGGTATTTTACTTGAACGGTGCAAAGGCGACGACGAAGGACAGCCCCTACTACACCGGCGTGCCTTATTTTTCGGACATGGGAACTGGGATGGACAACATGTTCTTTGGCCCCTTGAGCGTGGGGAGTTCCGGTCAGCCGGTGGCGGAGGTCCAGCAGTTCCTCAACCAACAGATTGGCGCGGGGCTCACGGTGGATGGTCAATTTGGACCCGCTACGCAGACCGCCGTCAAAAAGTTTGAGTCACAGGTGATGAAGATGGCAACTCCGGACGGCGTGTGGAGCTACAGCATGTGGACGCAGTACATCGAACCCAGCAGTAGCCAGCCTACGATTCCAGCCGGGACGAATGTCACGGTGACCCAGATCAAACAGGGGATGGCCGGGGGGCTTGTGATGCCGTGGTACTACGTGCAAGGCTACGGTTGGGTGGACTCTCAGTACGTGTCTTTCAATAATGTGTACCGCGTTCAGGTGACAAATCCCGCGGGCACCAGCACATCGGTTCCGGTTTACAGCGCGAGCAATCGATCTCAGCAGGTCGCGACCTTGCATAATGGCGATTTTGTCGTAGCCAATTCTGCGAGTGCGACAGGTGGGTACTACACGGTGCAAGTCGCTGCTGAGACGGCATCTTCAGGCGTAGCCGCAGGAACGCCTATCTCTGGGGTGATCTCGGCAAATGGATCTGTGACTCTGGTGGCACAACATTGA
- a CDS encoding DUF4855 domain-containing protein: MSHSLRRWSACMTASMTLGLAIAMPVVPAATTASVQDLTTLGSISTTITGLPDSTFSQVESAYQQPVTSAQGWLGFNHQGGRYITVKFGKSVNVKHMQITALQNQAAGVYFPDYVQFQFEQNGEWYSAGARYSAIPESGQKTLTQTFAWDSQGGVEADAIRLYVPVGVWVFVRGLDIQGSTTSQGSPADLLTTVPGSGDDVGPMAPTSSGAAGIHNMLLVETGANGNQGTWSSSDFLAMVGDVDSTGQMTSPLFDTMLFLPYGSVPNTVTGLTKYITDLFTSNQQLSALDQAVAQSNQMLNRPDYKEKVVLTIPYFGYGTHDFGTISGQDVNFAGSGADPNALHARESAMQWYLQMLTAKWQTADFQHLQLAGIYWDEEQYHTTTPGEFSYLQYGANQVHQLGLPLFWIPFYGADRTDAWQTLGFDAAWIQPNYVEQGANADDVRISNAMETAKQNGMGIEVELTGLDATNQQLYDTFLNTLNLEGFGHDQVTHAFYDGSKLLVTAAESSDPAQRAAYDATAAFIQGK, encoded by the coding sequence ATGAGTCATTCTCTACGGCGGTGGAGCGCTTGCATGACCGCGTCGATGACGCTTGGACTCGCCATCGCGATGCCTGTGGTGCCTGCTGCGACTACCGCTTCGGTGCAAGACCTCACAACTCTCGGTTCCATCTCAACCACGATAACAGGCCTACCAGATTCGACATTTTCGCAGGTTGAAAGCGCATATCAGCAGCCCGTGACGAGCGCACAGGGGTGGTTGGGCTTTAATCACCAGGGCGGCCGTTACATCACGGTCAAGTTCGGTAAATCGGTCAATGTGAAGCATATGCAGATTACGGCGCTTCAGAATCAAGCGGCGGGCGTCTATTTTCCGGACTATGTTCAGTTCCAATTCGAGCAGAACGGCGAGTGGTACTCTGCAGGGGCTCGCTATTCAGCGATCCCAGAGAGTGGCCAAAAGACCCTCACCCAGACATTTGCATGGGACAGCCAAGGAGGCGTCGAGGCGGATGCCATCCGACTGTACGTCCCGGTTGGCGTCTGGGTCTTCGTCCGTGGACTCGATATTCAAGGAAGCACCACCTCGCAAGGGAGCCCAGCGGACCTTCTGACCACGGTACCGGGCAGCGGGGATGACGTCGGGCCAATGGCGCCAACATCGTCCGGAGCTGCTGGTATTCACAACATGCTGCTCGTCGAGACAGGGGCCAATGGAAATCAGGGTACCTGGTCGAGCAGCGACTTTCTAGCGATGGTAGGAGATGTCGATAGCACTGGACAAATGACCAGTCCTCTCTTTGACACCATGCTCTTCCTCCCGTATGGCAGCGTTCCTAACACGGTCACAGGGCTGACCAAATACATAACGGACTTATTTACATCCAATCAACAGCTGTCTGCATTAGATCAAGCCGTGGCGCAGAGTAACCAGATGCTGAATCGACCTGATTACAAGGAGAAGGTTGTGCTGACGATTCCGTATTTCGGCTATGGCACGCACGACTTCGGCACTATTTCTGGACAAGACGTCAATTTCGCCGGATCGGGTGCTGATCCGAACGCGTTGCATGCCCGTGAATCCGCCATGCAGTGGTATCTGCAGATGCTTACGGCTAAGTGGCAAACAGCTGACTTTCAGCATCTGCAGTTGGCGGGGATCTATTGGGATGAAGAGCAGTACCATACGACGACACCGGGTGAATTTTCATACCTTCAATATGGCGCGAACCAGGTTCATCAACTGGGGTTGCCCTTGTTCTGGATTCCGTTCTATGGCGCGGATCGGACAGATGCATGGCAGACGCTCGGCTTTGACGCAGCATGGATTCAACCGAATTACGTCGAGCAGGGCGCCAACGCTGACGACGTGCGTATTAGCAATGCGATGGAGACCGCCAAGCAGAACGGCATGGGCATTGAGGTGGAATTGACAGGTCTCGACGCTACGAATCAACAACTGTACGACACATTTTTGAATACGCTCAATCTGGAAGGGTTTGGTCACGACCAAGTCACGCACGCGTTTTACGATGGCTCGAAGTTACTGGTGACGGCGGCGGAATCGTCCGATCCGGCACAGCGCGCCGCGTACGATGCGACCGCAGCCTTTATTCAAGGAAAGTGA
- a CDS encoding PAS domain S-box protein — MMSTLVKSARNVIFPQEILESIYDGYYEMDASCHLVMLNSSLCEILHMPESELIGTAYRSHLTYTQAKSLLTLWRFVWRTGCSRRSHEFSFHGGDGRGLTLEASATLIRNQFGEPTGMRGIIRNVTDRKLVECALRDSERRYRSLFEQNSDVIVQIDLNGRIVDANPTTEKFIGYDCEALRGMTLEMFLTPQDCARVRRGFFYARTGVTKEFEILLRHRTGRHLWASVKTVPIRFAEKVVGVFAICRDITEKHAAVEAIKRLSVQNQSILESVADGICGVDLNGNTVFFNPAAEQISGYCAGDLLGKNLYECLGGPKLRDRAADGAANPILDAIRSGQTRQVRDGYFWRKDGTHFSVEYVVSPIYEADHVTGAVLVFRDVTVQRQSEEMLLHSEKLSVVGQLAAGLAHEIRNPLTAIKGFLQLAARQPEYTAKYIDIMCTEVDRISGITNELLAVAKPQLAEFRPVTLGSIAHRVCELLKSEALMQGITLELSLNDEGAQVLCETDRIHQVLVNLLKNAMDAVADGGQVEVATWVADGLVYLRVTDTGIGMDVETLKRVGEPFYTTKSRGTGLGVMVCQRIIQSHGGCIAWDSRIGEGTSVTLHLPQHIDE, encoded by the coding sequence ATGATGAGTACGCTGGTAAAATCGGCGCGAAACGTGATTTTTCCACAAGAGATCTTAGAGAGCATCTACGACGGCTATTACGAGATGGATGCGTCGTGCCATCTGGTTATGCTGAATTCATCTTTGTGCGAGATCTTGCATATGCCCGAAAGTGAACTGATTGGGACAGCTTATCGATCTCATTTGACGTATACACAGGCGAAGAGCCTGCTTACACTATGGCGGTTTGTTTGGCGCACTGGATGTTCTCGCCGGTCGCACGAGTTTAGCTTTCACGGGGGCGATGGGCGTGGACTGACGCTGGAAGCCTCCGCGACGTTAATTCGGAATCAGTTCGGCGAGCCGACTGGGATGCGCGGGATCATCCGCAACGTCACGGACCGAAAATTAGTAGAGTGTGCCTTACGAGATAGCGAACGGCGCTATCGATCGCTGTTTGAACAGAACTCCGACGTGATCGTGCAAATCGATCTGAACGGGAGGATTGTCGACGCGAACCCGACGACGGAGAAGTTTATTGGCTACGACTGCGAGGCACTTCGCGGAATGACACTCGAGATGTTTCTGACACCTCAGGATTGTGCCCGTGTTCGTCGCGGTTTTTTCTATGCCCGGACCGGCGTGACCAAGGAGTTCGAAATCCTCTTGCGCCATCGTACGGGCAGACATCTGTGGGCGAGTGTCAAGACTGTCCCGATTCGCTTCGCCGAGAAAGTGGTCGGCGTGTTTGCAATTTGCCGGGACATCACGGAGAAGCACGCTGCCGTGGAGGCTATTAAGCGTCTGAGCGTGCAGAACCAATCGATACTAGAGTCTGTCGCGGATGGCATTTGCGGTGTCGATTTAAACGGAAACACGGTGTTTTTCAACCCTGCTGCAGAGCAGATTTCAGGCTACTGTGCAGGCGATCTCCTCGGCAAAAACCTGTACGAGTGCCTAGGTGGACCGAAGTTACGCGACAGGGCCGCAGATGGGGCAGCAAACCCGATACTCGACGCGATCCGGTCGGGGCAGACTCGGCAGGTGCGAGATGGGTACTTTTGGCGTAAGGACGGGACACACTTTTCTGTGGAGTACGTCGTCTCTCCGATTTATGAGGCGGATCACGTGACGGGTGCAGTTCTCGTCTTTCGGGATGTCACCGTACAGCGGCAGTCCGAGGAAATGCTCTTGCATTCCGAAAAACTGTCGGTCGTGGGGCAGCTTGCGGCGGGTCTGGCCCACGAGATCAGAAATCCGCTGACGGCCATCAAAGGTTTCTTGCAACTGGCAGCGCGGCAACCCGAGTACACGGCGAAATATATCGATATCATGTGCACGGAAGTCGATCGGATATCTGGCATCACAAATGAGCTGCTGGCGGTGGCAAAGCCCCAATTGGCGGAGTTCCGCCCTGTGACGTTGGGGAGCATAGCCCATCGCGTCTGCGAGTTATTGAAGTCTGAAGCGCTGATGCAGGGCATCACCTTAGAATTGAGCCTGAACGACGAGGGAGCACAGGTGCTGTGCGAGACCGACCGGATTCATCAGGTTCTCGTCAACCTGCTGAAAAACGCGATGGATGCGGTGGCTGACGGTGGACAAGTGGAAGTTGCCACTTGGGTGGCAGACGGTTTGGTGTACTTGCGAGTGACGGACACGGGTATCGGCATGGACGTGGAGACGCTGAAGCGAGTGGGTGAACCGTTCTACACGACGAAGTCGAGAGGTACGGGACTCGGCGTGATGGTCTGTCAACGAATTATCCAATCGCATGGCGGTTGTATTGCGTGGGATAGCAGAATCGGCGAAGGTACGTCGGTTACCCTCCATTTACCGCAACATATTGACGAATGA
- a CDS encoding ParA family protein, with amino-acid sequence MARKTTVLYFGIQKGGAAKSTTAATTAYILAKRGQRVLAVDLDSQGNLTNLLSDVDDIYEYSGRTALEAMKSIDADGEELVSRYVHPVSDGIDLMPSEDFMATLSRWLYREFERSYPGKNPGLVLRTALNKILQVRPYDFVVIDSPPSLGDQSINGMAAATHIVSLFEPSKFCLDALPRFFETVHHVRQQLNPDLKVAGILATMVDKRRSDARLLVETLEDDEEYGPLLFEQMIYRRAATGRLNLQGFTTNPELRRAIKEYEQFTEELLQRL; translated from the coding sequence TTGGCAAGGAAAACCACCGTGTTATACTTCGGAATTCAAAAGGGCGGCGCTGCTAAGAGCACAACTGCGGCGACCACTGCTTACATATTGGCGAAGCGGGGCCAACGCGTCTTGGCTGTCGACCTCGACTCGCAGGGCAACCTCACCAACCTTCTCAGCGACGTCGACGACATCTACGAGTACAGCGGCAGGACGGCTCTCGAGGCGATGAAATCGATCGATGCGGACGGCGAGGAATTGGTATCGCGGTATGTGCATCCAGTTTCCGACGGCATCGATTTGATGCCTAGCGAAGATTTTATGGCTACGCTATCCAGGTGGCTGTACCGCGAGTTCGAACGCTCATACCCCGGTAAAAATCCAGGCCTTGTCCTGCGCACGGCCCTGAACAAGATCCTGCAGGTCAGGCCATATGATTTCGTCGTGATCGACAGCCCGCCGAGCCTTGGCGACCAGTCGATCAACGGTATGGCCGCCGCTACACACATCGTATCGCTGTTTGAACCTAGTAAGTTTTGTCTCGATGCACTTCCTCGTTTCTTTGAGACAGTGCACCACGTGCGCCAACAACTAAACCCAGACCTGAAGGTCGCAGGCATTCTCGCCACCATGGTCGATAAACGCCGTTCGGACGCTCGCCTGCTCGTGGAGACGCTAGAGGATGACGAAGAATATGGTCCGCTGCTGTTTGAGCAAATGATTTATCGGCGGGCGGCCACAGGGCGTCTCAACCTACAAGGATTTACGACCAATCCAGAATTGCGCCGAGCCATCAAGGAATACGAACAGTTCACTGAGGAGTTGTTACAGCGGCTATGA
- a CDS encoding HAD family hydrolase, with protein sequence MAVIIFDLDGTLIDTGSIAVEAYRLVLSEFAYKPEEFPSEETMLKTFGLPDTEIWNTLLPKHTLEEQMIGFERAGERIDDEIRKRDILLPHARDVVHELHDRGYTLTTASNCGTSYLDAVMSSQGIGHLFDRPVCLESVHGTRKSDILRALISRYGEGEALFMIGDRYTDRDAALEVNIPFIGCDFGFGDTTELTGAVHLVKDLLGLLEYFA encoded by the coding sequence GTGGCAGTCATCATTTTCGATCTCGACGGCACCCTCATCGATACCGGCAGTATCGCAGTGGAAGCGTACCGATTGGTGTTGTCAGAATTCGCATACAAACCAGAGGAATTCCCCTCAGAGGAAACCATGTTGAAGACGTTCGGACTGCCTGATACGGAGATCTGGAACACCTTGCTGCCAAAGCATACGCTTGAGGAGCAGATGATTGGATTCGAGCGAGCCGGAGAGCGCATCGATGACGAAATCCGCAAGCGCGACATCCTCCTGCCGCATGCGCGGGACGTGGTCCACGAACTCCATGACCGCGGCTACACCTTGACGACGGCGAGCAACTGCGGCACGAGTTACCTGGACGCAGTGATGTCTTCGCAAGGCATTGGCCACCTGTTCGACCGGCCCGTGTGCCTGGAATCCGTGCACGGCACGCGCAAGTCGGATATCTTGCGAGCCTTGATCTCGCGCTACGGCGAGGGCGAGGCCTTGTTTATGATCGGCGATAGATATACGGATAGGGACGCGGCCCTCGAGGTCAACATCCCGTTCATCGGGTGCGATTTCGGATTCGGGGATACCACCGAACTCACGGGTGCCGTACATCTCGTGAAGGATCTTCTTGGTTTGCTCGAGTACTTTGCCTAA